From Tripterygium wilfordii isolate XIE 37 chromosome 13, ASM1340144v1, whole genome shotgun sequence, the proteins below share one genomic window:
- the LOC120013171 gene encoding ABC transporter I family member 20-like — MDVHFPSPSMEGRKPMIAINGLKFTYPGIDGHPPPGSTPLIDDFSLTLNSGDRCLLVGSNGAGKTTILKILGGKHMVEPHMVRVLGRSAFHDTSLTASGDLCYLGGEWRRDVAFAGFDVAIQMDISAEKMIFGVAGVDTQRRAELIKVLDVDLSWRLHKVSDGQRRRVQICMGLLKTFKVLLLDEITVDLDVLARADLLNFLRKDCQERGATIIYATHIFDGLEDWPSHIVYVAHGKLQLMMPMDKVKEISSLSLMRTVETWLRKERDEERMRRKERKACGLPEFEKRMEESRVAGDPARAAVRVVNNGWAAGRLHSTVAGEENFVLSSNRVLRQ; from the exons ATGGACGTGCATTTCCCTTCGCCTAGCATGGAGGGAAGAAAGCCGATGATCGCGATCAACGGCCTGAAATTCACCTACCCAGGAATCGACGGCCATCCACCGCCTGGGTCTACTCCTTTGATCGACgatttctctctcactctcaacTCCGGCGACCGATGTCTTCTCGTCGGATCCAATGGCGCTG GTAAAACTACTATTCTGAAGATCCTGGGAGGAAAGCATATGGTGGAGCCTCACATGGTGCGTGTTCTGGGAAGATCCGCTTTCCACGACACCTCTTTGACGGCTTCTGGTGATCTCTGCTATCTTGGAGGAGAG TGGAGGAGGGATGTCGCTTTTGCAGGTTTTGATGTTGCAATACAGATGGATATTTCTGCAGAGAAAATGATATTTGGAGTTGCAGGTGTTGACACTCAAAGAAGAGCTGAACTTATCAAA GTGTTAGATGTGGATCTGTCTTGGAGATTGCACAAGGTATCTGATGGTCAGAGAAGAAGAGTGCAAATTTGTATGGGCCTCCTTAAGACATTCAAG GTTCTCCTTCTTGATGAGATAACAGTCGACCTTGATGTGCTGGCAAGGGCTGACCTTTTAAACTTTCTCAGAAAGGACTGTCAAGAGCGAGGGGCTACAATTATCTATGCTACCCACATATTCGATGGTCTAGAGGATTGGCCATCACATATT GTGTATGTGGCTCATGGCAAGCTTCAATTGATGATGCCAATGGATAAAGTGAAGGAGATTAGCAGCCTGTCACTGATG AGAACAGTGGAGACTTGGTTGAGGAAAGaaagagatgaagagaggatgaggagaaaagagagaaaggcATGTGGCCTACCCGAGTTTGAAAAACGAATGGAGGAAAGCCGTGTTGCTGGTGATCCAGCACGTGCCGCTGTTCGTGTAGTTAACAACGGTTGGGCTGCAGGAAGGCTGCACTCCACTGTTGCTGGTGAAGAAAACTTCGTCCTCAGCTCCAACAGAGTTTTGAGACAGTAG